CAAACAAAGTCCCTTTGGCCCCGGGGCAGAGCGGCTGGGTTTCAAGCGAATCGCTGGCATGGAGGGTTTGAAGGCGGATTTGAATCGTCTGCTGGTGGATCAGATCCAGCATCCTCAAATTTACAAGGATTACGGGCTGGAGCATTCCGCCTCCGGGGTGCTGTTGTATGGGCCGCCGGGCAATGGTAAAACCTTTTTCGCCAAGGCCGTGGCGGAGGAGGCCGGGGCCAATTTTCTGGAGATTCACCCCTCCAGCATCGCCTCCCCTTATATTCACGAGACCTCCAAGTTTATTGGGGAGGCCTTTGATGCCGCCGCCAAAATGGCCAAAAAAACCAAACGTCCCACCGTTTTACTGATTGACGAGGTGGATGCCATGGCCCCGCAGCGACAGGGGGAATCGGTCAACCTGCATCACAACGAGGAGGTGGCCGAATTTCTGAACCAGTTGAATGAATGCGCCCGTAAAAACGTGTTTGTGGTGGCCACCACCAACCTGCCGGATATGCTGGACCCGGCCCTGGTGCGTTCCGGGCGTATGAACGCCAAAATTTACGTGGGAGCGCCCGATGAAGCCAGTCGCCAGCAGGTCTTGGGGATGTATCTCCAGAAACGGGCCGCCCATGTGCTGGATGAACAGATCGATGTGGCCGGGCTGGCCCGAAAAACGCAGGGCTATTCCATCGCCGATTTGAGGGAGCTGGTCAATCAGGGGGCCCGGCTGGCTTTGCAGAGTCGGGCTAAAATTTCCGACGCCCACCTGAAGCAGGCCCTCAAAACGGTCAAGCCTTCTGTGAGTGAGGACATGGCAGACCTTTACAAGCAGATGATCGCCAAGTTCGAGACCCAGCCCCGTGGCACGGATGAGGCTTGGCGAAGCCTGTACACTTAAGCGAGGGGCCGAAAGAATTCAGGTTCCCCTGCGGTATTTCCTCACAGCCGTTTTCAGGCAATCCCCATTCAGATTGCCCGGGAAGGGCTGTGGGTTTGGGTGAAAAAGCGTTCGTGCAAAAGCACCAGCAGTTGCCGGGCGATGTCTGATTTTTTGCTGCGGGATAAAATTTGTGGCGGGCCATCGGCAAACAGGACCGTCACCTCATTGTGATCGGCCTCAAAGCCGATATCGC
This portion of the Vampirovibrio chlorellavorus genome encodes:
- a CDS encoding ATP-binding protein; translated protein: MIGVSSAVLGKQPQGIALKKSNPEPGRLAKSAPLWPFLQRDEVHFAGRRKRTPEPSESDSGDSYDAEESASPSTSSSREYSFSSGSLSDEKSNQDLLGHRYNLRKRNKVDTSVTQKPAPPADSAATTVPPSRRLPDAPPVADDANLRLLVRTTVNKAFADFLKTPMAFNPNGPESSDSDSEDAGGSGKIQVVSYKQSPFGPGAERLGFKRIAGMEGLKADLNRLLVDQIQHPQIYKDYGLEHSASGVLLYGPPGNGKTFFAKAVAEEAGANFLEIHPSSIASPYIHETSKFIGEAFDAAAKMAKKTKRPTVLLIDEVDAMAPQRQGESVNLHHNEEVAEFLNQLNECARKNVFVVATTNLPDMLDPALVRSGRMNAKIYVGAPDEASRQQVLGMYLQKRAAHVLDEQIDVAGLARKTQGYSIADLRELVNQGARLALQSRAKISDAHLKQALKTVKPSVSEDMADLYKQMIAKFETQPRGTDEAWRSLYT